Proteins from one Sarcophilus harrisii chromosome 2, mSarHar1.11, whole genome shotgun sequence genomic window:
- the AMBP gene encoding protein AMBP, producing the protein MMGPKLLVLLLVALAQGIPVPSQDDIQVQENFNLSRMFGKWYDVAIASNCQWLKRFQGRFSTGTVVLAQGQSDQEISSINTRFKKGVCEQNSVILEKMDTEGKFFYHNSKWNATMVYYVVHTNYDEYAIILMQKSSRFGSSITVKLYGRRPQLRESLLEEFRDFALGLDIPSNSIFFKLDKGECVPGETEPTIPPTPERQRSRRAVLPLEAEASGGGPLPTGFLRKEDSCHLKKDVGPCRGMIVRYFYNVSSMTCENFFYGGCLGNGNNFKSEKECLQTCRTEAACRLPIVPGPCVANRELWAFDATQGKCVSFRYGGCQGNGNKFYTEKECKEYCGVPGDGADELLRLNN; encoded by the exons ATGATGGGTCCCAAGCTGCTTGTCCTTCTCTTGGTCGCCTTGGCTCAGGGAATTCCTGTTCCCAGTCAGGATGACATCCAAGTGCAGGAGAATTTTAATCTCTCTAGG ATGTTTGGCAAATGGTATGATGTGGCTATTGCTTCCAACTGCCAGTGGCTGAAACGGTTCCAGGGCCGATTTTCCACGGGAACTGTGGTCCTGGCCCAGGGGCAGAGTGACCAGGAGATCAGCAGCATCAACACCAGATTCAA GAAAGGTGTCTGTGAACAAAATTCTGTAATTCTTGAGAAAATGGACACTGAAGGGAAATTTTTCTACCACAACTCCA AGTGGAATGCAACTATGGTTTACTATGTGGTCCATACCAACTATGATGAGTATGCCATaattttgatgcaaaaatccAGCCGCTTTGGATCCAGCATTACTGTAAAACTCTATG gTAGGAGACCACAGCTTCGGGAAAGCCTCCTGGAAGAATTCAGGGACTTTGCCCTGGGTTTGGACATCCCTAGCAACTCTATCTTTTTCAAGTTAGACAAAG GTGAATGTGTTCCTGGGGAGACAGAGCCTACAATTCCACCTACACCCGAGCGCCAA AGAAGCCGGCGGGCTGTGTTACCTCTGGAAGCCGAGGCATCTGGAGGTGGACCGTTACCCACTGGGTTTCTCAGAAAAGAAG ATTCCTGCCATCTTAAGAAAGACGTAGGGCCCTGCCGAGGAATGATCGTGAGATACTTCTATAACGTCTCTTCCATGACCTGTGAGAATTTCTTCTATGGGGGCTGCTTAGGCAATGGTAACAACTTTAAATCTGAGAAGGAGTGTCTTCAGACCTGCAGGACAGAGG CTGCCTGCAGACTGCCCATTGTGCCTGGTCCCTGTGTTGCCAACAGAGAGCTTTGGGCTTTTGATGCTACCCAAGGGAAGTGTGTTTCTTTTCGCTATGGTGGCTGCCAAGGCAATGGAAACAAATTCTACACAGAAAAGGAATGCAAGGAGTACTGTGGTGTTCCTGGTGACG GGGCTGATGAGCTCCTGCGACTCAACAACTGA